The DNA region GCGAAGCCCCCGTCTCACCCATGTGGATCACCAGGCGGGCCACACTACATCGCAACCGCAACGCACAACTCACGGGTCCCCGCACCGGGGTTGGGGCGCGGACCGGAGCGGCCCGCGGACGCTCAGGCCGTGCGGCGGATCAGGGCGAGGTACATCGCGTCCGTGCCGTGCAGATGCGGCCACAGCTGGACGTCGGGGCCGTCGCCGAGCGAGGGCACGCCGGGGAACAGCGGGCGGGCGTCGACGAGTTCGGCGCCGCCGGTCTTCTTCAGGACGTCGTCCACGACGACCCGGGTCTCGGCCAGGTGCGGGGAGCAGGTGGCGTAGCCGACCACGCCGCCGACCCGGACCGCGCGCAGCGCCTCGGTGAGCAGCCCGCGCTGGAGCGGGGCGAAGCCGTCGAGGTCGCCGGGGCGGCGGCGCCAGCGGGCCTCCGGGCGGCGGCGCAGGGCGCCGAGTCCGGAGCAGGGCACGTCCATCAGGACCCGGTCGAAGCTGCCCTCGCGCCACGGCGGGCGGGTGCCGTCGGCGGCGACGACCTGGTACGGGCCGGGGTTGCCGGCCAGCGCGCGCTCGACGAGCCGGGCGCGGTGCGGCTGCTTCTCGGAGGCGAGCAGCGCGGCGCCGCGCTCGGCGGCGAGGGCGCCGAGCAGCGCCGCCTTGCCGCCGGGGCCGGCGCAGCCGTCGAGCCAGCGGGTGTCGGGGCCGTCGAGGGGCGCGTTGGCGAGGGCGATGGCGACCAGCTGGCTGCCCTCGTCCTGGACGCCGGCGCGGCTCTCCCGTACGGCCTCGATGGTGCCGGGGTCGCCGCCCTCGGCCATCCGGAGCGCGTACGGGGACCAGCGGCCGGGCTCGGTTTCGGCGGCCTCGGCCAGCTCGGCGGTGGTGGCCCGGCCTGGCCGGGCGACCAGGGTGACCTCGGGCCGCTCGTTGTCGGCCGTGAGCAGCTCCTCGATGCCGGCCCGGCCCCCGCCGAGCGCGTCCCAGAGCGCGGAGACCACCCAGCGGGGGTGCGAGTGGACGACCGCGAGGTGGTCCTCGGCGTCGTCCTCGTAGGGCGGCGCGACCCTCGCCACCCAGGTGTCGAAGTCGTCCTGGGCGATCTTGCGCAGCACGGCGTTCACGAACTTGGCCCGCCCGTCGCCGAGCACCACGCGGGCCAGCTCGACGGTGGCGGACACGGCGGCGTGGCTGGGGATCCGGGTGCCGAGCAGCTGGTGCGCGCCGAGCGCCAGGACGTCGAGCACCGGCGGGTCGACCTCGCGCAGCGGCCGGTCGACGCAGGCCGCGATGATCGCGTCGTACGTGCCCTGCCGGCGCAGCGTCCCGTAGACGAGCTCGGTCGCGAGCGCCGCGTCCCGCCCGTCGAAGCCCTCGTTCTTCTCCCGGGCCTTCTTCAGCAGCGGCGGCAGCACCAGGTTCGCGTAGGCGTCCCGCTCGTCCACCGCCCGCAGCACCTCGAAGGCCAGGATCCGGACCGGGTCCTTCTTGGGCCGCCGGTGCGGCCGGGGGGCCTTGGGGGACGCGCCCTTGGGGGACGTGGGGGTGCGGCGACGTGCCTGCTCGCTCAAAGGTGCTCCGCGTGACGAAAGAAGAGGTCGAACCTCCTCAGCCTACGTCCGCGGGCCCCTGCCGGGAAAAACGGCCGTGCCGGATCGCCCGGTCCCCGGCGGCGATCAGACACGTCACCGGCCGCGTGCCGCCGCCGTCCGCCTCGAAGGCGACGAGCACGGACGGCTCCTCGCCGACGAGCCGGACGATCCCGGCCCGCTCCTCGGGGGTGGGCTCCCGGAACTCGGGGGCTTACGCCCCGACCCGCTCGCCCGCCGCGATGCGCACGCCGCGGGCCCAGTCGGCCGCCTTCATCGGCTTCTTGCCCTGGGGCTGGACCCAGAGCAGCTCCACCGCGTGGGAGCCGGTGCCGACGTACACGTTGTTCTTGCCGGCCGCGAGCTCGCCCGGTGCGAGGTCGGTGCGGTCGGTGACGAGCGCGGCCTGGACGATCTTCAGGCGCTCGCCGCGGAAGAGGGTCCAGGCACCCGGGGCCGGGGTGCAGCCGCGGATCACCCGGTCGACGCGCAGCGCCGGGGCGGCGAAGTCGACGTGGGCGTCCTCGACCTGGATCTTCGGGGCGAGGGTGATGCCCTCGGCGGGCTGCGGCACGGCCTTCAGGGTGCCGTCCTCGATGCCGTCCATGGTCGCGGCGAGCAGCCCGGCGCCGGCGAACGCGAGCCGGGTCAGCAGGTCGCCGCTGGTGTCGGTGGGCCGCACGTCCTCGGTGACGACGCCGTACACCGGGCCGGAGTCGAGGCCCTCCTCGATCTGGAAGGTCGACGCGCCGGTCACCTGGTCGCCGGCCATCAGCGAGTGCTGCACCGGGGCCGCGCCGCGCCACGCGGGCAGCAGCGAGAAGTGCAGGTTGACCCAGCCGTGCGCGGGGATGTCGAGCGCGACGCGCGGCAGCAGCGCGCCGTACGCCACGACGGGGCAGCAGTCGGGCGCGATCTCCCGGAGTCGCGCGAGGAACGCCTCGTCCCGCGGCCGCTCCGGCTTGAGCACCTCGATCCCGGCCTCCTCCGCCCGCTCGGCGACGGGGCTCGCGACGAGCCGCCGCCCGCGCCCGGCGGGCGCGTCGGGCCGGGTGACGACGGCGGCCACCTCGTGCCGCCCGGAGGCGAGCAGGGCGTCCAGGGCGGGTACGGCGACCTCGGGGGTGCCGGCGAAGACCAGCTTCACGCGGGAGAACCTCGCAACTAGGGGGCGATGACGGCAGCGCACCAGTCTAGGCCGCCGTCGGGGCCCGCGGCTTCACACGGGCGGCCGGGGTGTACGCGGGGGCGAGCGCCCTGTGCATATGCGGATACGCCCCCGCAGCGTGACCCAACCCCAAGTGGCGCGTTGGTCAAGAGAGATTGACCGAATCGGGTCGCCCTCCCC from Streptomyces fradiae includes:
- a CDS encoding RsmB/NOP family class I SAM-dependent RNA methyltransferase, whose product is MSEQARRRTPTSPKGASPKAPRPHRRPKKDPVRILAFEVLRAVDERDAYANLVLPPLLKKAREKNEGFDGRDAALATELVYGTLRRQGTYDAIIAACVDRPLREVDPPVLDVLALGAHQLLGTRIPSHAAVSATVELARVVLGDGRAKFVNAVLRKIAQDDFDTWVARVAPPYEDDAEDHLAVVHSHPRWVVSALWDALGGGRAGIEELLTADNERPEVTLVARPGRATTAELAEAAETEPGRWSPYALRMAEGGDPGTIEAVRESRAGVQDEGSQLVAIALANAPLDGPDTRWLDGCAGPGGKAALLGALAAERGAALLASEKQPHRARLVERALAGNPGPYQVVAADGTRPPWREGSFDRVLMDVPCSGLGALRRRPEARWRRRPGDLDGFAPLQRGLLTEALRAVRVGGVVGYATCSPHLAETRVVVDDVLKKTGGAELVDARPLFPGVPSLGDGPDVQLWPHLHGTDAMYLALIRRTA
- the fmt gene encoding methionyl-tRNA formyltransferase, which encodes MKLVFAGTPEVAVPALDALLASGRHEVAAVVTRPDAPAGRGRRLVASPVAERAEEAGIEVLKPERPRDEAFLARLREIAPDCCPVVAYGALLPRVALDIPAHGWVNLHFSLLPAWRGAAPVQHSLMAGDQVTGASTFQIEEGLDSGPVYGVVTEDVRPTDTSGDLLTRLAFAGAGLLAATMDGIEDGTLKAVPQPAEGITLAPKIQVEDAHVDFAAPALRVDRVIRGCTPAPGAWTLFRGERLKIVQAALVTDRTDLAPGELAAGKNNVYVGTGSHAVELLWVQPQGKKPMKAADWARGVRIAAGERVGA